In Novosphingobium kaempferiae, the DNA window AAGCTTTCGGGGCTCGCCTGCCATTCGGGATAGAGCTGGACGGCGAGCTGGTTGAACCGTTCCCGGAACTCTACCTGCAACGGCATCAGCACGGCGGCGAGGTCGGGGTTGGTGCGCGCGGCGACGGCGAGTTCATGGAAGGCGATGAAGGCGGGCTTCTGGATCTGCTTCCAGTAGGTGCGCACCATCGCACCGTGGTCCAGCGCGCTTCGCTCCGCCGCGCGGCGGAAGGCCCGCAGGCGGCGTTCGTGCAGGTGCATGATCGTCGCTTTGATGAGCGAGACGCCGTTGTCGAAATGATGGAGCATCGCTCCGCGCGAAAGCCCCGCCTCGATCGCCACCTGCGGCGTGGTGGTGCGCGAATAGCCGCTGCGGACGAGCACCCGGATCGTCGCGTCGATCAGGCGCGCGCGGGTCTGGGCGCTTTTCAGCGCCTGCATCGTCGGTTCGTCCGCGCCGGTCCGTCTCACGGGTGTTGCGCTCTCCCAAGCTGGCGGGCCGGTGCGTCCGGCCTCGCGAACTTCATTGGGTAGCGCAATCCGGAGCATAAAAAAAGACATCCATGAATGTCTTTTATAATTATGCTGGCGCGAATCGAACGGGAGAGACGCCGATGAGCGCGACAAGCCGATTTGCCCTGTCGCTGCACCAGCTTACCGCGCTGGATGCCAGCCCCGCGCGCCTCGTCGAACTGGCGGGAGCGGAGGGCTGTGATCACGTCTGCCTGTTCACTTTCGTGCCCGAGGCCGCGCGTGGGCGCTACCCTCTGGTCAGCGCCGCCGATGTGCCCGATCTTTCCGCGCGCATGGCCGATGCCGGAGTCTCGCTGTGCAACCTCGAAGTCTTCCCGCTCGACGGCAGCGAGGATTTCGACGCCTTCGCCCGCGCGCTGGAAACCGGCGCAAAGCTGGGGGCGACCAAGGCCACCGCGCATGTCCATGAGGTGTCCGGGATTGCCGAGGCGGTGGATCGCTTCGGTGCGTTCTGCGATCTTGCGGCAGGCTACGGCATCGTCCCGGGGCTGGAGTTCATGGGCTTCTCCGCCATCGCCGACATCGGCGCGGCGGCCGCCGTGGTGCGCGGTGCGGGCAAGGGGAACATTACCTGTGACGCGCTCCACCTGATCCGCAACGGCGGCTCGGTGGCGGACGTAGCGGCCCATGCCGATATCATCGGTTACGCCCAGCTATGCGATGGCCCGCTGTTCCGCCCGCGCGAGGAGTGGTGGGCCGAAGCGGTCCGAGCCCGCGAACTGCCGGGCTCCGGCGACTTCCCGCTGGTCGAGATCGTGCGCGCCTTGCGCGACGGCACCGTGATCGAGGTGGAAGTCCCTCGCGCTGATGACGCCAAGGCCGGGATGACTGCCGCCGAGCGGGTCAGCCGCGCCGTTGCTGCGACCCGCTCTGTGCTGGATCGGGCAGGATGAGGCTATTCACGGCCCGCGGTCCCGGATCAAGTCCGGGACGACGTATCCAGCACCGCCTCCATCCGCGCGACGAGCCCCGCCAGCCGGTCGATCTCGGACGGCCCCTTGGGCTCCCCCGGATCCGACAGCACGCCCGAGAGCAGCACGTCCACGTAGCGCTTGGCTTCCGCGTCGATGTCGAGCGGGCGGCCGATGAAGCTGGTGCGCATAGCGACGTGCTCCAGCCCACCGAACATCATGTCGCGGATCATCACGGGGTCCACATCGGCCCGCGCCTTGCCCGCGTCCTTGGCCTGCTGGACGGCATCCACCACGCTTTTCGCGAACAGGTGGTTCAGCTTGTGCAGCGCGGTGCCGCGATAGTCCTGCCAGCGCAGTTCCTGGTAGAACACGCGGTGCAGCTTGGGCGTCTCCTCCATGGACCGCATGAAGCGCACGGCGATCAGCGTCAGCTGCGAGCGCAGGTCGTCGATGTTGCGCAACTCGCCCGTGAGCCGCTCGACGAAGGGCGTCGCCCAATCGGCAAGAACCTGGTTCACAAGCTCCTGCTTGTTGTCGTAGTATTTGTAGACCGTGGCCTCGGACACGCCCGCCAGCTTGGCGATCTTCGCCATGGAGGTGGCCTTCGCGCCTTCCTCCTCGATAAGCTGGCGCGCGGCGGCGAGGATTTCCTGCGGGCGGTAGTCCTTGCGACGCCGCCAGGCGAGCGGCTCTGCCTCGGTGCTCTTCGCCATGGTAATTGAACTATCCTCATTTGCAGTTGACACCCGAGGGCAGGACTTGCAGCTTTACGGCAATTGCGGCGACTTGCAAGAAGTCAGGTCGAACTCATCAACCATGCGATACGGGAGAAGCATGGGCCATTTCACGATTGCCCCCGGGCGCTTCGACCTGTCTGCCGCGCTGGACGACGCGATCCGCGCATCCTGCGCCGCGCCCGCTCGCTCCGGTGCTGAAGCGCACCCGATCTTCGCCTTCGTCGCCGCGCTCGGCGGCATGGGCGCACGGGTGCGGGACGTATGCCGCGACCTCGGACTCGCGTTCGACAGCGGGGCGGTGCTGGGCCGCTGCCGGATCGACTACGACGCGCCGATGACTGTCGATACCGCCTACGACGTCGCGGCGGAGGTCGTCTTGCTGGAGCGCAAGGCCAGTCGCCGCTTCGGCGCGGCGGACCATCTGACGCTGGGCATGACGGTCAGCGCGGGCGGACGGCCCCATGCGCGGGTGCAACTGACCACCATCATGCCGGTGATCGCATGAGCGCGTGGAAACTCGACGCCGTGCCTGCCGAAGTCATGGCGCTGTGGTGCGAGGCGCTGGGCGACGACAACGCCATCCACGTCGATCCCGCCGCCGCCGAAGCGCTCGGCTTCGGACCGCGCACG includes these proteins:
- a CDS encoding TetR/AcrR family transcriptional regulator; the protein is MRRTGADEPTMQALKSAQTRARLIDATIRVLVRSGYSRTTTPQVAIEAGLSRGAMLHHFDNGVSLIKATIMHLHERRLRAFRRAAERSALDHGAMVRTYWKQIQKPAFIAFHELAVAARTNPDLAAVLMPLQVEFRERFNQLAVQLYPEWQASPESFALAMAISQATMEGMAVNLLTGAMDAGLVEPVLEALETQLHALRPEDQPA
- a CDS encoding sugar phosphate isomerase/epimerase family protein — translated: MSATSRFALSLHQLTALDASPARLVELAGAEGCDHVCLFTFVPEAARGRYPLVSAADVPDLSARMADAGVSLCNLEVFPLDGSEDFDAFARALETGAKLGATKATAHVHEVSGIAEAVDRFGAFCDLAAGYGIVPGLEFMGFSAIADIGAAAAVVRGAGKGNITCDALHLIRNGGSVADVAAHADIIGYAQLCDGPLFRPREEWWAEAVRARELPGSGDFPLVEIVRALRDGTVIEVEVPRADDAKAGMTAAERVSRAVAATRSVLDRAG
- a CDS encoding TetR/AcrR family transcriptional regulator; amino-acid sequence: MAKSTEAEPLAWRRRKDYRPQEILAAARQLIEEEGAKATSMAKIAKLAGVSEATVYKYYDNKQELVNQVLADWATPFVERLTGELRNIDDLRSQLTLIAVRFMRSMEETPKLHRVFYQELRWQDYRGTALHKLNHLFAKSVVDAVQQAKDAGKARADVDPVMIRDMMFGGLEHVAMRTSFIGRPLDIDAEAKRYVDVLLSGVLSDPGEPKGPSEIDRLAGLVARMEAVLDTSSRT